One window of the Deltaproteobacteria bacterium genome contains the following:
- a CDS encoding pyruvate, phosphate dikinase, protein QKIIKDAGTELFGFLPVLDYAFDRIGNYQEETFVLFAKSFYQLNKLGKSYSEAIPSGYRFTAINHLLIKYFRYTYNYWLGQADPLAWFEKESGKAGLDEIFKPVSHRQLKTHQERLESIVHASDDNPKIILDRLVELPGYGQIVTIYNDIPQELLNAGGDKAQGNQWKLLFLLCIMDTAGLSPIHEETLSDINRTLEWLIHHEDPLVIQKSLGKTFTILRRSIGKFPGTALNCVLNVGRGVYRTDESDLVDFFVDSAVSLGFQTPEIRGVGEDWRIRANPAHIQNIRTWIQLIELNPKWSKKLLSSLIIHLSLSGVLIKDTDLFSRDITQLLNSDIGPVYNLVKQLTRLFPIYFNDIGAEGRLRDISTEIDEICLRKDPLIHFLRKQSHVESSNQIVDLMEAVLNFWKTRNKEGIRPFVPPDIYQQIETEGPNIDGVHRAITHLFDAGEFKDMADLLNIENDRLKALLGEISEISRLDCKRIELGVAFYKLLYQKYYLDLTEINDYLAQLRSSGLPDLEKLKKAFGKKDVRLKLEMLLGYLEKLKKVILSQENYEVRENIYRKRHFAAGIPSMYGSYHELKFDALGLTFRLESLVNVLFEEIVETIDLKLITRAAFSQIFDYLRLFNSALKLDGISSLEIERQLDLLAHSLKIRGFSLTQYLDIFRGFSQAVRNITNDYFNNIHQENLSRILEQMPAGRLLPKYRLPEGSDDRKKLPHRITEIFLRDRIATSLGLQQLDLFLSRILNTLYHQSDELPKEDLRLLLSYDPQKVITPIYPTKKNVSDVIHLGNKGFNLVKLNSYGLPVPPGFIVTTEVFRCREIVDHYTRAKKNFEEQVALEIAALEKLTGKTFGDPQNPLLLAVRSGSAIPQPGMMSTFLDVGINEDIVQGMARQTGNEWFCWDTYRRFLQSYGMSFGLERDEFDDIIVDFKKRLDKPYKRYFSGLQMKDIALTYKSLILDNGIEIEDSPFDQLLVAIRKVFDSWYAPKAEAYRKILGISDDWGTAVMVQAMVFGNLSRMSGAGVFFTHSPRWSADKLELWGDFTPGNQGEDVVSGLVSTLPISIKQARIENRQSEKALESMFPEIYNAIREWAKELFYKRKWSPQEIEFTFESLDTKDLYALQTRNMVIRERKRVYTFDVEDRSSADFLGHGIAVSGGAMTGRIVFSLEEIHHWRKAEPGTSLVLIRNDTVPDDIKEVYEADGLLTARGGSTSHAAIVAHRLGKTCIVGCVDLICKEKERICSLDGKELKSGDWINIDGLEGSIYSGQMKIREMERD, encoded by the coding sequence TCAAAAGATCATCAAAGATGCCGGAACCGAGCTTTTCGGATTCCTGCCCGTCCTGGATTATGCATTTGACAGGATCGGGAACTATCAGGAAGAGACGTTCGTTCTATTTGCCAAGAGTTTTTATCAACTGAACAAGTTGGGAAAGAGCTATTCTGAAGCAATCCCTTCAGGATACAGATTTACTGCCATAAATCACCTTTTAATCAAGTACTTTCGATATACATATAATTATTGGCTTGGGCAGGCCGATCCGCTTGCCTGGTTTGAAAAAGAATCCGGAAAGGCAGGACTGGATGAGATTTTTAAACCTGTCTCCCACAGACAGCTAAAGACCCATCAAGAGAGACTGGAGAGTATTGTTCACGCTTCGGATGACAATCCAAAGATCATCCTGGATCGACTTGTCGAGCTTCCGGGATACGGTCAGATCGTTACCATTTATAATGATATTCCTCAAGAGCTCCTTAATGCCGGAGGCGATAAGGCACAGGGAAACCAGTGGAAATTGCTGTTTCTCCTTTGCATCATGGATACCGCAGGTCTTTCACCTATTCATGAAGAGACCTTAAGTGACATCAACCGGACTCTTGAGTGGCTTATTCATCATGAAGATCCCTTGGTCATTCAGAAATCCCTTGGGAAGACCTTTACAATTTTAAGGAGGAGTATAGGAAAGTTTCCGGGGACGGCGCTTAACTGTGTCCTGAACGTGGGCCGGGGGGTTTATAGGACTGATGAAAGCGACCTTGTGGATTTTTTTGTCGATTCGGCTGTCTCGCTCGGATTCCAGACACCAGAAATAAGAGGGGTGGGTGAAGACTGGCGGATCAGGGCAAATCCCGCCCATATTCAGAATATACGCACGTGGATCCAACTTATAGAGCTGAACCCCAAGTGGTCGAAAAAGCTGCTGTCCTCTCTGATCATACATCTTTCACTCAGCGGTGTTTTAATCAAGGATACAGATCTTTTCTCCCGTGATATAACTCAGTTGTTAAACAGCGACATCGGCCCGGTTTATAACCTTGTCAAGCAGTTGACCCGTCTCTTCCCTATATATTTCAATGACATCGGAGCAGAGGGGAGGCTCAGGGACATCTCCACCGAGATCGATGAAATATGCCTGCGCAAGGACCCACTTATCCACTTCTTGAGAAAGCAGAGTCATGTTGAGAGCAGTAATCAGATCGTTGACCTTATGGAAGCTGTTTTAAATTTCTGGAAGACCAGGAACAAGGAGGGAATAAGGCCTTTTGTGCCTCCGGATATCTATCAGCAGATTGAGACGGAAGGGCCCAATATCGATGGCGTCCACCGGGCTATCACCCATCTCTTTGATGCCGGGGAATTTAAAGATATGGCTGATCTTCTGAATATTGAGAATGATCGTCTAAAGGCATTGCTGGGTGAAATTTCAGAAATATCAAGACTCGATTGTAAAAGGATTGAACTGGGGGTTGCTTTTTACAAACTCCTTTATCAGAAATATTATCTGGATCTTACTGAAATAAATGACTATCTGGCGCAACTCCGGTCCAGCGGATTGCCTGATCTGGAAAAACTGAAAAAGGCCTTTGGCAAGAAAGATGTCAGGCTGAAACTGGAAATGCTGCTGGGTTACCTTGAGAAGCTGAAGAAAGTTATCCTATCGCAAGAGAACTATGAAGTCAGGGAAAACATATACAGAAAGAGGCATTTCGCTGCTGGTATCCCATCCATGTATGGCAGCTACCACGAGTTGAAATTTGATGCACTGGGGCTGACTTTCCGGCTGGAGTCTCTGGTAAACGTCCTTTTTGAAGAGATCGTTGAGACCATTGATCTCAAGCTGATCACAAGGGCTGCCTTTTCCCAGATTTTTGATTACTTACGCCTCTTTAATTCGGCCCTCAAATTGGATGGCATCTCGTCTCTGGAGATAGAGCGACAATTGGATCTGCTGGCCCATTCCCTCAAAATCAGGGGATTTTCCTTGACCCAGTACCTAGACATCTTCCGTGGTTTCTCCCAGGCTGTGAGAAACATCACCAATGACTACTTCAACAATATTCATCAGGAAAATCTTTCCAGGATCCTGGAACAGATGCCGGCCGGGAGGCTATTGCCCAAATATCGCTTACCTGAAGGGTCTGACGACCGGAAAAAACTGCCCCACCGTATCACGGAAATCTTCCTGCGCGACAGGATTGCTACTTCTTTAGGTCTTCAGCAGCTTGATCTCTTTTTGAGCCGTATCCTGAATACCCTTTATCATCAGTCGGATGAGCTCCCGAAAGAGGACCTGCGCCTGTTGCTCAGTTATGACCCCCAGAAGGTAATAACGCCAATCTATCCCACAAAGAAAAATGTATCAGATGTCATCCACCTCGGAAACAAGGGATTCAATCTGGTCAAGCTGAACAGTTACGGTCTCCCGGTTCCGCCTGGTTTCATTGTTACTACCGAAGTTTTCAGATGCCGTGAGATTGTTGATCACTACACGCGTGCAAAGAAAAACTTCGAGGAACAGGTGGCCCTTGAGATAGCTGCTCTTGAGAAATTGACCGGAAAGACCTTTGGAGACCCTCAAAATCCCCTGCTTCTGGCAGTAAGGAGCGGCTCCGCCATTCCCCAGCCCGGGATGATGTCCACATTCCTTGATGTAGGAATCAATGAAGATATCGTTCAGGGAATGGCCAGGCAGACTGGCAATGAGTGGTTCTGCTGGGATACATACCGGCGATTTCTGCAGTCTTACGGTATGTCTTTCGGCCTGGAAAGAGATGAGTTCGATGATATCATCGTTGATTTTAAGAAGCGTTTGGACAAACCTTACAAAAGGTATTTTTCCGGGTTACAAATGAAGGATATTGCCCTGACTTACAAATCGTTAATTCTGGACAACGGTATAGAGATCGAAGACTCTCCTTTTGATCAGCTTCTTGTGGCTATAAGGAAGGTCTTTGATTCCTGGTACGCACCAAAGGCCGAGGCCTACCGTAAGATATTGGGTATCTCCGATGACTGGGGAACGGCTGTAATGGTTCAGGCCATGGTCTTTGGCAACCTATCCCGCATGTCCGGTGCGGGCGTCTTTTTTACTCACAGCCCCAGATGGTCTGCAGACAAGCTTGAGTTATGGGGCGATTTCACCCCTGGGAATCAGGGTGAGGACGTAGTTTCAGGCCTGGTCAGTACGCTTCCCATTTCCATAAAGCAGGCACGGATCGAGAACAGGCAGAGCGAAAAGGCGCTTGAATCCATGTTTCCTGAAATCTATAATGCCATAAGGGAATGGGCAAAAGAGCTTTTTTATAAGAGAAAATGGAGCCCCCAGGAGATAGAATTCACATTTGAAAGTCTGGACACAAAAGACCTCTATGCCCTCCAGACCCGTAATATGGTCATTAGAGAGAGAAAGAGGGTCTACACCTTTGATGTGGAAGATAGGAGCTCTGCCGATTTCCTTGGCCACGGAATAGCGGTCAGCGGAGGCGCCATGACCGGGAGAATCGTGTTCAGCCTGGAAGAAATTCATCACTGGCGAAAGGCAGAACCAGGGACATCCCTGGTCCTTATTAGGAACGATACCGTTCCTGATGACATCAAGGAAGTCTATGAGGCCGACGGACTGCTCACGGCACGGGGAGGCTCCACCTCACATGCTGCAATTGTGGCCCACAGGCTGGGTAAGACATGTATAGTGGGATGTGTAGATCTCATTTGCAAAGAGAAGGAAAGGATCTGTTCATTGGATGGAAAAGAGCTGAAATCAGGGGACTGGATAAACATTGACGGCCTGGAGGGATCTATCTACTCGGGTCAAATGAAGATCAGAGAAATGGAAAGAGACTAA
- a CDS encoding glyceraldehyde-3-phosphate dehydrogenase gives MENISKSEGNDGLKLGINGLGRIGKLTLWHHVARKYFNEIVVNIGRDVGTSLMDIAHYLERDSTYGSLGGYLYGYKGEKVIQDVDEEAGYITIDGTKVKILRRSRNPKDIGWREHGARIVVDTTGQFTDPTVSPDEPRGSVRGHLESGAKKVIVSAPFKIKDKARAMPDDAVTTVMGINENDYDPRAHRIISNASCTTTCLAHMMKPLLDSFGSQRILTASMATVHAVTGSQEVLDRLPKSGAIDLRKNRSILNNIILTTTGAANTLALVIPEMKQIGFIAQSVRIPTTTGSLIILVVNLQEEPSGESIRKELINNIYKDAAARDSRGYLHYTEEQNVSCDIIGLPRAGAIIEGNETHTRTAEVNIDLQKVCRTAGQETVQKIGQNVLRIAITQAVIYGWYDNELGSYVNMLGDRTVSVAKVM, from the coding sequence ATGGAAAATATCTCAAAAAGTGAAGGTAATGACGGCCTGAAACTCGGCATCAATGGCCTTGGAAGAATCGGGAAGCTCACACTTTGGCATCACGTTGCGAGAAAGTATTTCAATGAAATAGTGGTCAATATCGGACGAGACGTTGGGACCTCGCTGATGGATATCGCACACTATCTGGAGAGAGATTCTACTTACGGTTCCCTTGGCGGTTATCTTTATGGATACAAGGGCGAGAAAGTAATCCAGGATGTGGATGAAGAGGCGGGATACATAACCATAGATGGAACGAAAGTCAAAATCCTGCGGCGTTCACGGAATCCAAAGGATATCGGCTGGCGGGAACATGGTGCCAGGATCGTGGTGGATACTACAGGTCAATTCACTGACCCTACTGTCTCTCCTGATGAACCGAGGGGTTCCGTGAGAGGCCACCTTGAGAGCGGGGCAAAAAAGGTCATTGTCTCGGCCCCTTTCAAGATAAAAGATAAGGCCAGAGCCATGCCTGATGATGCTGTTACGACAGTCATGGGTATTAATGAAAATGATTATGACCCGCGAGCGCACAGGATTATTTCCAATGCATCATGTACAACTACCTGCCTGGCACATATGATGAAACCGCTTCTGGACTCTTTCGGCTCCCAAAGGATCCTGACCGCTTCAATGGCCACTGTCCATGCAGTAACAGGCTCTCAGGAAGTCCTGGACCGGCTTCCGAAATCAGGAGCAATAGATCTGCGAAAGAATCGGAGCATCCTGAATAACATCATATTGACCACGACAGGGGCGGCAAATACACTTGCACTTGTGATACCTGAGATGAAACAGATCGGGTTTATTGCTCAATCCGTGCGGATTCCGACCACGACAGGGTCATTGATTATTCTGGTAGTGAACCTGCAGGAAGAGCCATCAGGTGAATCGATCCGGAAGGAATTAATAAACAATATCTACAAGGATGCCGCAGCCAGAGATTCCCGCGGATATCTCCATTACACTGAAGAACAGAATGTCTCCTGCGATATTATCGGACTTCCAAGAGCCGGGGCCATCATCGAGGGCAATGAAACCCATACCCGCACGGCAGAAGTAAATATAGACCTGCAAAAGGTATGTCGAACCGCAGGACAAGAGACTGTACAGAAAATCGGACAGAACGTATTGAGAATTGCAATTACCCAGGCAGTGATCTACGGATGGTATGACAACGAACTGGGGAGCTATGTGAATATGCTTGGGGATCGTACGGTATCAGTGGCAAAAGTTATGTAG
- a CDS encoding cytidine deaminase, whose product MEKDIKNTRPSWDAYFMSIAHLVAQRSTCLRRKVGAILVKNRRILATGYNGAPSGLRHCLEIGCLRERLKVPSGERHELCRGLHAEQNVIIQAAYHGIPVANSILYCTNLPCVICTKMLINAGIRSIYYAKGYADPMSREMLAEAGVDLIEFQ is encoded by the coding sequence ATGGAAAAAGATATCAAAAATACCAGGCCGTCCTGGGATGCCTACTTCATGTCCATTGCACACCTGGTTGCCCAGAGGTCCACGTGCCTGCGCCGCAAGGTAGGGGCAATTCTTGTAAAAAATCGTCGTATACTGGCAACAGGCTACAACGGGGCACCGAGCGGCCTGAGGCACTGTCTCGAAATAGGTTGCCTGAGGGAAAGACTCAAGGTCCCTTCGGGTGAAAGGCATGAACTCTGCAGAGGGCTCCACGCTGAACAAAATGTTATTATTCAAGCTGCATATCATGGGATTCCCGTGGCAAACTCCATTCTGTACTGTACCAACCTGCCCTGTGTTATATGTACAAAGATGCTGATAAATGCCGGCATCCGGTCCATCTATTACGCAAAAGGCTATGCAGATCCCATGTCCCGTGAAATGTTGGCAGAGGCCGGAGTAGATCTCATAGAATTTCAGTAA
- a CDS encoding serine hydroxymethyltransferase (catalyzes the reaction of glycine with 5,10-methylenetetrahydrofolate to form L-serine and tetrahydrofolate): protein MIHLKHTDPEVFQAFRAEIERQTQQLEMIASENFVSEAVMEAEGSIFMNKYAEGYPGRRYYGGCENMDVVERLAVDRLNQLFGSEYANVQPHSGTQANMAVYFALLNPGDSILSMDLAHGGHLSHGLPVSFSGRFFKIAHYGVSRETEIIDYDEVAEIARKQRPKLIIAGASAYPRTIDFAYFKAIADEVGAYLMVDMAHIAGLVASGVHPSPVPYADFITSTTHKTMRGPRGGIILAKEKYSRSLDSQIFPGIQGGPLMHVIAAKAVAFKEALRDEFKIYQQQIVANAKTLAKTLQDRGFRLVSGGTDNHLLLVDLSDKGLTGAKAEEVLERSGITVNKNTIPFDTQSPRVASGIRIGTPGVTTRGLKEREMEEVGNYISELLTRPDDDRLARDIKTKIRSLCERFPLYSERLAQFSEC, encoded by the coding sequence ATTCATTTAAAGCATACTGACCCCGAGGTCTTTCAGGCCTTCAGGGCCGAGATAGAACGGCAGACCCAGCAGTTAGAAATGATAGCCTCGGAAAACTTTGTGAGTGAGGCGGTTATGGAGGCAGAAGGCAGTATCTTCATGAACAAGTATGCCGAAGGCTATCCTGGGAGGAGATACTACGGCGGCTGCGAAAATATGGACGTCGTAGAGAGGCTCGCCGTCGATCGCTTGAACCAACTTTTCGGATCCGAGTATGCCAATGTACAGCCCCACTCGGGCACCCAGGCAAACATGGCGGTATATTTTGCCCTTCTCAATCCTGGTGATTCCATCTTGTCCATGGATTTGGCGCACGGAGGGCATCTCTCTCATGGTTTGCCAGTGAGCTTTTCGGGGCGGTTTTTCAAGATAGCCCACTACGGCGTAAGCCGGGAGACCGAAATTATAGATTACGACGAAGTTGCGGAAATTGCCAGAAAACAGCGCCCTAAGCTCATTATTGCCGGGGCAAGCGCATATCCCCGCACCATAGATTTTGCGTACTTCAAGGCGATAGCCGACGAAGTCGGGGCCTATCTCATGGTGGACATGGCCCATATAGCCGGACTCGTGGCATCAGGCGTCCATCCGTCTCCGGTCCCCTATGCAGACTTTATTACATCCACAACCCACAAGACTATGAGAGGTCCCAGGGGCGGAATCATATTGGCAAAGGAGAAGTATTCCAGGTCATTGGACAGCCAGATCTTCCCCGGCATTCAGGGAGGCCCCCTGATGCACGTAATTGCCGCCAAGGCAGTGGCCTTTAAAGAGGCCCTGCGCGACGAATTCAAGATATACCAGCAACAGATTGTGGCAAATGCCAAAACCCTTGCCAAAACCCTGCAAGACAGAGGGTTTCGACTGGTCTCGGGAGGCACAGATAATCACTTGTTGCTGGTGGATCTCTCAGACAAGGGCCTTACAGGAGCAAAGGCGGAGGAGGTGCTGGAGCGGTCCGGTATCACTGTGAACAAAAATACCATCCCCTTTGACACCCAGTCCCCGAGGGTGGCCAGTGGTATCCGGATCGGGACCCCCGGAGTGACCACCAGGGGACTCAAAGAAAGAGAAATGGAAGAGGTGGGGAATTATATCTCAGAACTCTTGACCCGGCCTGACGACGATCGGTTGGCCAGGGATATAAAGACGAAGATCCGGTCCCTGTGTGAGAGGTTTCCGCTATACTCTGAACGTCTGGCACAATTTTCTGAATGTTGA